Proteins encoded in a region of the Micropterus dolomieu isolate WLL.071019.BEF.003 ecotype Adirondacks linkage group LG07, ASM2129224v1, whole genome shotgun sequence genome:
- the LOC123973703 gene encoding trace amine-associated receptor 13c-like, whose amino-acid sequence METLEEVELCFPQLLNTSCQKPKRSHFEIIMSYIILSSITVLTTTLNLLVIISISHFKQLHTPTNLLLLSLAVSDFFVGLLMFFQIMLIDGCWYLGDIVCVLYLYLGYIITSTSVGNMVLICADRYVAICHPLHYSTKVTQKRVQVCVSLCWICSIIFQILVLKDNLEQPGSAISCTGECVAVSNNIAELADLILSFIGPVIVIIVLYMRVFVVAVSQARAMRSHIVAVTLQGSVKVNVKKSEIKAARTLGVVVVVFLICLCPYYVVVLTAPDTLLIASSAAFVICMFYFNSCLNPIIYAFFYPWFRKCLKLIVTLKIMQPGSCEANIL is encoded by the exons ATGGAGACTCTAGAAGAAGTTGAACTCTGCTTTCCACAACTCCTCAACACTTCCTGCCAGAAGCCAAAGCGTTCTCACTTTGAGATCATAATGTCGTACATTATACTGTCCTCCATCACTGTGCTCACCACAACTCTGAACCTGCTGGTCATCATCTCTATCTCACACTTCAA gcaGCTCCACACCCCCACcaacctcctccttctctctctggctgtctcAGATTTCTTTGTGGGCCTCCTCATGTTCTTCCAAATTATGCTCATAGATGGCTGCTGGTACCTCGGTGacattgtgtgtgttctgtatctgtatctAGGATATATTATTACTTCTACCTCAGTAGGAAATATGGTGCTGATATGTGCTGACCGCTACGTGGCTATTTGTCATCCTCTGCATTACTCCACCAAAGTCACTCAAAAAAGAGTTCaagtctgtgtttctctgtgttggaTATGTTCTATAATCTTTCAAATACTGGTGCTTAAGGATAACTTGGAACAACCAGGCAGCGCTATTTCTTGCACTGGTGAGTGTGTGGCTGTCAGTAACAACATTGCAGAACTTGCTGATCTGATTTTATCCTTTATCGGTCCTGTCATTGTCATCATAGTTCTGTATATGAGAGTATTTGTGGTGGCTGTGTCTCAGGCTCGTGCCATGCGGTCTCATATTGTAGCTGTCACACTTCAGGGTTCAGTGAAAGTAAATGTTAAGAAATCTGAGATTAAAGCAGCCAGGACTCttggtgttgttgtagttgtttttcTAATATGCCTCTGCCCTTATTACGTTGTGGTCCTTACAGCCCCGGATACTTTGCTCATTGCTTCATCAGCTGCCTTTGTGATATGTATGTTCTATTTTAATTCATGTTTAAACCCGATTATCTATGCCTTCTTCTACCCCTGGTTCAGAAAATGTCTTAAACTCATTGTTACACTTAAGATAATGCAGCCTGGCTCCTGTGAGGCCAACATACtatag